Proteins co-encoded in one Chitinophagales bacterium genomic window:
- a CDS encoding DUF6503 family protein has protein sequence MNYKFFMLLAIVILAFIGCNSNSTTENKAKNEAANPPKTRVAISKDPFVEKVEKAHNRYGFLSKTAIQFDILLMFGGKERMNGKMTLLTNSSKGLIELQNGDKMYYVNDKVYYSPDIENEKRVRFNAYTWSYFFLFPFKLSDEGTVWSDYEPKTMNDKSYLVHKLTFKAGTGDAPDDWYVVYADEEKHLIDVAAYIVTANKTQAEAEEDPHAIIYKNYKEVSGVPIATNWEFWGWTTKDGLTEQLGEATLSNLKFVEVEDNLFEAPEGFKEI, from the coding sequence ATGAATTACAAATTTTTTATGCTTTTAGCAATTGTTATTCTTGCTTTTATCGGCTGCAATAGCAACTCTACAACTGAAAACAAAGCAAAGAATGAAGCTGCAAATCCCCCTAAAACGAGGGTAGCCATATCAAAAGACCCTTTTGTAGAAAAAGTGGAAAAAGCGCACAACCGATATGGCTTTTTGTCGAAAACAGCGATTCAGTTTGATATCTTACTCATGTTTGGCGGCAAGGAAAGAATGAATGGTAAAATGACCTTACTGACCAATTCGAGCAAGGGTTTGATTGAACTACAAAATGGAGATAAAATGTACTATGTCAATGACAAAGTATATTATTCACCCGATATAGAAAATGAAAAAAGAGTGCGTTTTAATGCCTATACGTGGTCTTATTTTTTCCTTTTCCCCTTCAAATTGAGTGATGAAGGTACAGTATGGTCGGACTACGAACCTAAAACGATGAACGACAAATCTTATCTAGTTCACAAACTAACTTTCAAGGCAGGAACGGGTGATGCTCCTGACGATTGGTATGTTGTGTATGCAGATGAAGAAAAACATCTAATTGACGTAGCTGCCTATATCGTCACTGCCAATAAAACACAGGCTGAAGCAGAGGAAGATCCTCATGCTATTATCTATAAAAATTATAAAGAAGTGTCAGGTGTCCCGATTGCAACGAATTGGGAATTTTGGGGATGGACTACAAAGGATGGTTTGACCGAACAATTAGGAGAAGCGACTTTGAGCAATCTCAAGTTTGTGGAAGTCGAGGACAATTTGTTTGAAGCACCAGAAGGATTTAAGGAAATTTAA
- a CDS encoding T9SS type A sorting domain-containing protein, translated as MKQAIYSIIFLVFVFIFTVVSVFAQIQVSTLVEEIDASGGVKVDAYGNVVVADFGEALDNANGKNVWKVTPEGEVSLFATGLFGASGNAFDSKGNLFQSSIGTGTVSKITPDGNLSFFATSGISCNVGIAIDPDDNLYVCNCCGNFVNTIRKVTPTGTSSLFASGDLFSCPNGITIDKDNNLYVSNFGNGNIIKITPAGTISLFAQTPGTAFSVASNGHITYSPQEDVLYVASHSTHNIYRLEMDGTIEIFAGSSQRGNEDGAALEATFSRPNGLALSHTGDTLYVNSSIPTTDAGGRPLNPSKVRMITGLLHSTSIDKDLAANFAVKISPNPAKNVVQIAFEKMPQSPFSVKLLNASGQLVKSIFAGQKPLSQEFIEVDLKEMTHGLYYVQFEVGNRSFIRKVILQ; from the coding sequence ATGAAGCAAGCAATTTACTCAATTATTTTTTTGGTTTTCGTTTTTATCTTTACGGTAGTTTCTGTTTTTGCCCAAATTCAAGTGAGTACTTTAGTCGAAGAAATCGATGCATCGGGAGGTGTAAAAGTCGATGCCTATGGCAATGTCGTTGTTGCAGATTTTGGTGAAGCACTTGACAATGCCAATGGCAAAAATGTGTGGAAAGTCACTCCAGAAGGCGAAGTCAGTCTTTTTGCCACAGGTCTTTTTGGAGCTTCAGGAAACGCCTTCGATAGCAAAGGGAATTTGTTTCAAAGCAGCATTGGCACAGGAACTGTTTCCAAAATCACTCCTGACGGCAATCTATCTTTTTTTGCCACAAGCGGAATCAGCTGTAATGTGGGCATAGCAATTGATCCTGATGACAATCTATATGTCTGCAATTGTTGTGGCAATTTTGTTAATACGATTCGCAAAGTTACTCCTACTGGAACAAGCTCACTTTTTGCTTCTGGTGATTTGTTTAGTTGTCCAAACGGCATCACTATTGATAAGGACAACAATCTCTATGTGTCTAATTTTGGTAATGGCAACATTATAAAAATCACCCCAGCAGGAACAATCTCGCTTTTTGCTCAAACACCTGGCACCGCTTTTTCTGTAGCTAGTAATGGTCACATCACTTATTCGCCACAAGAAGATGTACTATATGTAGCAAGTCATAGCACACACAATATTTACCGCTTAGAAATGGATGGCACTATAGAGATTTTTGCGGGAAGTTCGCAGCGAGGCAACGAAGATGGAGCAGCTTTGGAGGCTACTTTTTCTCGTCCCAATGGTTTGGCACTTTCTCATACTGGTGATACCTTATATGTCAATAGTTCGATTCCTACAACCGATGCAGGCGGTCGCCCATTGAATCCTTCCAAAGTGCGGATGATAACAGGTTTGTTACATTCAACGAGTATTGATAAGGACTTAGCTGCAAATTTTGCAGTGAAAATTTCACCCAATCCTGCAAAAAATGTAGTTCAGATAGCTTTTGAAAAAATGCCTCAATCACCCTTTTCAGTCAAATTGCTGAACGCTTCAGGGCAGTTGGTTAAGTCTATTTTTGCAGGACAAAAACCCCTTAGTCAGGAGTTTATTGAAGTAGATTTGAAGGAAATGACACATGGTTTGTATTATGTGCAGTTTGAAGTTGGGAATCGCTCATTTATCAGAAAGGTGATTCTGCAATAG
- the dacB gene encoding D-alanyl-D-alanine carboxypeptidase/D-alanyl-D-alanine-endopeptidase — translation MKFHLFFIAFLLFTSNLTLSPNLPNSNSNGALQEALQKFQNDPELQNASWGFYAKSVKTGKVVAQYNAQKSLAPASSMKVITTATALEILGKDYTFETVLEYDGQVDASGTLKGNVYIRGGGDPTLGAPRDDLGKSYEEVLQQWVGAIRKVGIKSIEGYVVGDARFFEEESVPPSWLWEDLGNYYGAGASGLSFHENQYFAYFNSEAKEGSNTQLTKITPSIPNFKIVNRVTSGEKGSGDNAYIFAAPYSNIAYIRGTIPPARQGFRVKGSISNPALFCAYQLQQELVKVGIEAGKGYSTVRILEHEGKYVPLKRTFLTKIISPPLSKIVYWTNKKSINLFAEHLLKALGKHRFGKGTRENGVLLVEEYLKTCNVNTKGFFMEDGSGLSPMNGVTAQQFGDLLYVYRNETNYPTFFESLSVAGNTSDDGGLKSFLQGTAAANKVFAKSGYIERVRSYTGYAQTASGDQIAFALMVNNYTCSNSDMRKKMGDLVEKLVD, via the coding sequence ATGAAATTCCATCTTTTCTTCATCGCTTTCCTCTTATTCACCTCAAACCTTACCCTCTCCCCCAATCTGCCCAACTCCAACAGCAACGGTGCGCTTCAAGAAGCCCTGCAAAAATTTCAAAATGACCCCGAATTGCAAAACGCTTCTTGGGGATTTTACGCCAAATCGGTGAAAACGGGCAAAGTAGTGGCACAATACAATGCCCAAAAAAGTCTTGCCCCTGCTTCTTCGATGAAGGTAATCACTACTGCAACGGCTTTGGAAATATTGGGTAAGGATTATACATTTGAAACTGTATTGGAGTATGATGGTCAGGTAGATGCAAGTGGCACATTGAAGGGCAATGTCTATATCAGAGGTGGTGGCGACCCAACTTTGGGCGCACCGAGAGATGATTTGGGTAAGTCGTATGAGGAGGTTTTGCAGCAGTGGGTAGGGGCGATTCGCAAAGTGGGAATCAAAAGCATTGAAGGATATGTGGTGGGGGATGCTCGTTTTTTTGAAGAAGAAAGTGTACCTCCATCTTGGTTGTGGGAAGATTTGGGCAATTATTATGGAGCAGGGGCAAGCGGCTTGTCGTTCCATGAAAACCAATATTTTGCTTACTTCAATTCGGAGGCAAAAGAAGGCAGTAATACACAATTGACCAAAATAACGCCTTCTATTCCCAACTTCAAAATAGTGAATCGGGTAACATCAGGCGAAAAAGGTTCGGGCGACAATGCCTATATTTTTGCAGCACCATACAGCAATATCGCTTATATTCGAGGCACTATTCCGCCTGCTCGTCAAGGTTTTAGGGTAAAAGGTAGCATTTCAAATCCTGCACTTTTTTGTGCTTATCAATTGCAGCAAGAACTGGTCAAAGTGGGCATTGAAGCGGGAAAAGGCTATTCAACAGTGCGAATATTGGAGCATGAAGGTAAATATGTGCCTCTAAAAAGAACTTTTTTGACAAAAATCATTTCTCCTCCTCTTTCCAAAATTGTCTATTGGACCAACAAAAAAAGCATCAATCTTTTTGCAGAACATTTATTGAAGGCATTGGGCAAACACCGATTCGGCAAAGGCACTCGTGAGAATGGCGTTCTACTCGTTGAAGAATACTTGAAGACCTGCAATGTGAACACCAAAGGGTTTTTTATGGAAGATGGCAGCGGATTGTCGCCCATGAATGGCGTGACGGCCCAACAGTTTGGAGATTTGTTGTATGTCTATCGAAACGAAACAAATTATCCAACTTTCTTTGAGTCGCTTTCCGTTGCGGGGAACACAAGTGATGATGGTGGACTCAAATCTTTTTTGCAGGGAACTGCCGCAGCGAACAAGGTTTTTGCCAAAAGTGGTTATATTGAGCGCGTTCGGTCTTATACAGGCTATGCTCAAACGGCTTCGGGCGACCAAATTGCTTTTGCATTGATGGTGAACAACTACACTTGTTCCAATTCGGATATGCGAAAAAAAATGGGGGATTTGGTAGAGAAATTGGTGGATTAA
- a CDS encoding AAA family ATPase: MKALALSNSDFKRLRTTDMLYVDKTQEIQRLLEDKGTYYFLARPRRFGKSLFISTLEAFFEGKKELFEGLYIYDKIDWEKHGNYPVIRLNFSLIKSGGSKAEFEESIIDYLENFYAIPYNFDRRYNNIKTYFFALVTHIYRQTGKQIILLIDEYDKPITDHIADDKRIEDNQEIMRDFYDTIKNLPGYWRMVFITGISKFARVSVFSVLNNLTDLSEHDPFHAILGFTRSEIEHYFAPHLQAFAEKEGKTVAELLDYLQFWYDGYSWDGIHRIYNPYSVLSALYYQKIEGYWYGSGTPKLLVDFILHRTYHKNTPINKNAKSYENLRVESEFFKSKELEQLNINHLLYNTGYLTIDKTKSVDIIKEYYLTYPNYEVRWSFTAYLLYYFYKLPYDEVKLDANRLRSALQLGDMPQAISLIRRFFSNIPHELRKNTDEAYYHALFQMLMMLIGVRIKSEESGSMGRADVVLRLPKKIYVIEFKHGKLGTMETLLNKAMQQIEENQYTAAFEGDKRRILKLAVGFLEKPRKGKVSELEIDYSLK; the protein is encoded by the coding sequence ATGAAAGCACTTGCATTGTCCAATTCTGATTTCAAACGTCTGCGTACAACAGATATGCTGTATGTGGACAAAACACAAGAAATACAACGTCTTTTGGAGGATAAAGGAACTTACTATTTCTTGGCTCGCCCACGTAGGTTTGGTAAGTCGCTATTTATCAGTACACTCGAAGCTTTTTTTGAAGGGAAAAAAGAACTTTTTGAAGGTTTGTATATTTACGACAAAATCGATTGGGAAAAGCATGGAAACTACCCTGTCATTCGATTGAACTTTTCTTTGATAAAAAGTGGAGGCAGTAAAGCAGAGTTTGAAGAATCAATCATTGATTACTTAGAAAATTTTTATGCAATTCCTTACAACTTTGACAGACGGTACAACAATATAAAAACCTATTTTTTTGCTTTAGTAACACATATCTATCGTCAAACAGGAAAGCAAATTATTCTGCTGATAGATGAATACGACAAACCGATTACAGACCATATTGCCGATGATAAAAGAATAGAAGACAACCAAGAAATCATGCGGGATTTTTACGATACAATTAAGAATCTCCCAGGTTATTGGCGAATGGTTTTTATCACAGGAATTTCCAAATTTGCTCGTGTATCTGTTTTTTCGGTATTGAACAACCTCACAGATTTGTCAGAGCACGACCCTTTCCACGCCATTTTAGGTTTTACCCGCAGCGAAATAGAACACTATTTTGCCCCACATTTACAGGCTTTTGCTGAAAAGGAAGGCAAAACAGTAGCAGAACTTTTAGACTACCTACAGTTTTGGTACGATGGATATTCTTGGGATGGCATCCACCGAATCTACAACCCCTATTCTGTATTGTCTGCACTCTACTACCAAAAAATTGAAGGTTATTGGTATGGTTCAGGTACGCCAAAATTGCTGGTAGATTTTATTCTGCATCGAACCTATCACAAAAATACTCCCATCAACAAAAATGCTAAATCGTATGAAAATTTAAGAGTAGAAAGCGAGTTTTTCAAAAGCAAGGAATTGGAACAACTAAATATCAATCACTTGCTCTACAATACAGGTTATTTGACCATTGATAAAACAAAGTCGGTTGACATTATCAAAGAGTATTATTTGACCTACCCAAACTATGAAGTCCGATGGTCTTTTACGGCTTATTTGCTTTACTATTTTTACAAGTTGCCCTACGATGAAGTAAAATTGGATGCCAACCGTCTGCGTTCTGCGCTTCAATTGGGTGATATGCCGCAAGCAATCAGTTTGATTCGCCGTTTTTTCAGCAATATTCCCCACGAACTCCGCAAAAATACAGACGAAGCCTACTACCACGCTTTGTTCCAAATGTTGATGATGCTCATAGGTGTTCGCATCAAATCCGAAGAATCGGGTAGTATGGGACGTGCCGATGTGGTTTTGCGGCTTCCCAAAAAAATCTATGTGATTGAGTTCAAACATGGAAAGCTGGGAACAATGGAAACACTCTTGAACAAGGCGATGCAGCAAATTGAAGAAAACCAATATACTGCTGCTTTTGAAGGAGACAAGCGCAGAATTTTGAAGTTGGCGGTTGGGTTTTTGGAGAAACCGAGAAAAGGGAAGGTTTCGGAGTTGGAGATTGATTATTCCTTGAAGTAA
- a CDS encoding AAA family ATPase, whose translation MNQRKRILKGHSNFKYIVENGGYFVDKTLLIKDFYYDADHVLLMPRPRRFGKTLNLSMIEHFFDIQEKENNNLFSEFLIDKETDFCKQHQNQYPVINISLKKARGENWERCYAHIEDLITNLYRHHDYLLESNQLKSYEKKEVEKFILKKFNQTECESSLKKLSKYLHIHFGKKSIILVDEYDTPVIGGYKNGYYKSIIGFLKVFMGDTFKENDYLQKGLITGIMRIARESIFSEMNNVGVYTILDPFYTGKFGFTESETQEILSYFNLKDKLEEVKQWYDGYKFGTTTHVYNPWSIVNYIDRNKQGFKAYWINTGTDALIKERITEPDLNNTYNTLEKLIAGESVEKRLDENFVFPDFKTDRELLWTLLTFSGYLTIVEEVSRKQYLLRLPNYEIKTVFQDIVISWLRQNLKVRRESLIETTEHLLNNRLKDFERGFQKIIGDTFSFFDTAGEPEKVYQAYVLGLLAVIGDDYIIRSNRESGEGRYDIMIMPHNKSQKAIIMELKQIQRNKKESDGNFHKRINQTLKEAAQQIARNQYHKELLAHQIPKEQIVEVSVVFGGKVPYVLPLVLE comes from the coding sequence ATGAACCAAAGAAAAAGAATACTAAAAGGACACTCCAATTTTAAATACATAGTCGAAAATGGCGGCTACTTTGTAGATAAAACTTTGTTGATTAAGGATTTTTACTACGATGCCGACCATGTTTTGTTGATGCCTCGCCCTCGCCGTTTTGGAAAAACCCTCAATCTTTCGATGATTGAACATTTTTTTGACATTCAAGAAAAGGAAAATAACAATTTATTCAGTGAGTTTCTAATCGACAAAGAGACCGATTTTTGCAAACAGCATCAAAATCAGTATCCTGTTATCAATATTTCTTTGAAAAAAGCAAGAGGAGAAAATTGGGAACGCTGTTATGCTCATATTGAAGACCTAATCACCAATTTGTATAGACATCACGATTATCTTTTGGAATCCAATCAATTGAAGTCGTATGAGAAAAAGGAAGTTGAAAAATTTATCTTGAAAAAATTCAATCAAACAGAGTGTGAGTCGAGTCTAAAAAAATTGAGTAAATATCTCCATATCCATTTTGGAAAAAAATCTATCATTTTGGTAGATGAGTACGATACGCCTGTCATTGGAGGTTATAAAAACGGCTATTATAAAAGTATTATCGGATTCCTAAAAGTATTTATGGGAGATACCTTTAAAGAAAATGACTACCTCCAAAAGGGCTTGATAACGGGAATAATGCGTATAGCACGGGAAAGTATTTTTTCAGAGATGAATAATGTAGGTGTCTATACCATTTTAGACCCATTTTATACAGGTAAGTTTGGTTTTACAGAATCGGAAACACAGGAAATTTTATCTTATTTTAATCTAAAAGATAAACTTGAGGAAGTAAAACAATGGTATGATGGCTATAAATTTGGTACTACTACTCATGTTTACAATCCTTGGTCTATTGTCAATTATATAGATAGAAATAAACAAGGCTTCAAAGCTTATTGGATAAATACAGGAACGGATGCCTTGATTAAAGAACGCATCACAGAACCCGACTTGAACAATACCTACAATACGCTGGAAAAATTGATTGCAGGGGAAAGTGTAGAGAAAAGGTTGGATGAAAATTTCGTTTTTCCCGATTTTAAAACAGATAGGGAACTGCTCTGGACTTTGCTCACCTTTAGCGGCTATCTGACTATCGTGGAAGAAGTCAGTCGCAAACAATACCTCCTACGATTGCCCAATTACGAAATCAAAACGGTTTTTCAAGATATTGTTATCAGTTGGTTGCGTCAAAACCTCAAAGTCAGACGGGAATCGCTGATTGAAACGACTGAACATCTGTTGAACAACCGCTTGAAGGATTTTGAAAGGGGTTTCCAAAAAATCATTGGCGACACTTTCAGCTTCTTTGATACAGCTGGAGAACCTGAAAAAGTGTATCAGGCGTATGTTTTGGGTTTGTTGGCAGTGATTGGAGACGATTACATCATTCGCTCGAATCGAGAAAGTGGGGAGGGAAGGTATGACATTATGATTATGCCTCACAACAAAAGCCAAAAGGCAATCATAATGGAACTCAAACAGATTCAACGAAATAAAAAGGAGTCGGACGGGAATTTCCACAAACGCATCAACCAAACCCTCAAAGAGGCTGCTCAACAGATTGCTCGAAATCAATACCACAAAGAGTTGTTGGCACATCAAATTCCGAAAGAGCAGATTGTGGAGGTGTCGGTTGTTTTTGGAGGGAAAGTGCCTTATGTTTTGCCTTTGGTTTTGGAGTGA
- a CDS encoding tetratricopeptide repeat protein: MPDTTYDIQIAHFCEMGEGYEEFLYFAAQPLLFSTDLLYKLWLNFRAYKHKTPQKQASYIVVSDLILSGICKVIGADLFCIEEEKRKKLSALLAPPIRKKVAFFIEQYALQNKSQIGENVYNIHTLWAKSVYDAQEMERIIIEKIKQESNAYQKANYLSLYFKTLSTDSKGLEKANISLEFTEDVNDPDILKYVPKELEERIRNWESINRKTLLSSLNNDTFSESQIPEYLTFIPPIDLRDVIGREKDLKRLEKAILAADISYKIVLISGMGGIGKTTLAQVYVEKNKDKYLHIAWLTQNDNNPESIFLNNMGLLSSLQLNFQDSKLSAKDQLKTVFAAMRQIVKPEKNNLLVIDNATSELQTLREIPMPPHWKVLVTSRHEIKGCEQLRLSYLSETDAYQLFLLHYNKPVTQKDIATVQNILSVLSYHTLSIELYAKTAQHLQIPLFRLEQKLQNSLQLGYETAIQSPHKQGRTIEQVFSYLIEIFQLGELSEKEEKLLRLWTLLPSIFIPVERILSLWQLDVEKDDVEWFGYINAAKKLRQKGWLSVEEQEDGSKMYAMNKILQQVLLQKWNIKDYEAEYRPYLDSLTRLLNGAKGDLALQTYLIPFGESALKCLKEDNTIDLVNALANSYNKNNRLNDAFVTYEKGLGIYRRLSMENPQIFLPNVANTLNNLGAIHERKSEFNIALKVFQEALNIYRRLSNKNPQEFLSDLAKTLNNLGTVYYIKNELDQAIIYYNEALEIYRRLAGGNPQVFLPNVPTILNNLATLYGNKQEFSKALLYYEEALEIYRRLGEENLQVFLPNAATILNNLASLYNSRQEFSKALVYYEEALDIYRRLAGGNPQVYSLNLANTLNDLGAIYKTKSEFNAALKAYEEALGIYKQLSKSNSQNNDYQKNMSEIYSNLGFINSELQNHKEAIKYIDKSLYLNPDNSSLRKNKDELVDNLENLTKKEVKNDSGSPKENNKKYEFDVFLSFANEDAEFAKKINNSLKQLGLKVWCSLDKLRRKKSSLLWGIQEGIRKSEFAVIIVSEPYLTNKWNVAEAATFFALEKTDQPKIIPIGYRITYEEILKIFPLFFIDRFEYVDASNLNINQMARKVLKQINYVRYQPQSSSNFREVFNTIWYSPKQFGIFANRNPFIGLLLLDYEGLYYKGQRKELFQEKNKELFIKATSIQTIEHTRMAGDVANNWVKVSYDNGQTAWFQDHSVYFVDSHPLSNLLGGSNNLYAVLQLLYGKSN, encoded by the coding sequence ATGCCAGATACTACTTACGACATACAAATTGCCCATTTTTGTGAAATGGGAGAAGGTTACGAAGAATTTTTGTACTTTGCTGCCCAACCTCTATTGTTTTCCACCGATTTGCTCTACAAACTTTGGCTCAACTTTCGAGCTTACAAACACAAAACCCCTCAAAAACAGGCTTCTTACATCGTGGTTTCTGATTTGATTTTATCGGGAATATGTAAAGTGATTGGAGCAGACTTGTTTTGTATAGAAGAAGAAAAGAGAAAAAAATTGAGTGCTTTGTTAGCTCCTCCAATAAGAAAAAAAGTGGCTTTTTTCATCGAACAATACGCCCTTCAAAACAAATCCCAAATAGGAGAGAATGTCTATAATATCCATACTTTGTGGGCAAAAAGCGTGTACGATGCACAAGAAATGGAGAGAATTATCATTGAGAAAATAAAACAAGAAAGCAATGCGTATCAAAAAGCAAACTACCTATCACTCTACTTCAAAACTCTTTCTACCGATTCAAAGGGCTTGGAAAAGGCAAATATTTCTTTAGAGTTTACGGAGGATGTTAATGACCCAGATATATTGAAATATGTTCCTAAGGAGTTGGAAGAAAGGATAAGGAATTGGGAATCTATAAATCGGAAAACTCTACTTTCTTCTCTCAATAACGATACTTTTTCAGAAAGCCAAATACCTGAATACCTTACCTTTATCCCTCCTATCGACCTGAGGGATGTCATTGGTCGGGAAAAGGATTTGAAGCGTTTGGAGAAGGCAATTTTGGCTGCTGATATAAGTTACAAAATTGTGCTGATAAGTGGTATGGGGGGTATCGGGAAAACGACCTTAGCGCAGGTTTATGTCGAAAAAAACAAAGACAAATACCTACACATTGCTTGGCTGACGCAAAACGACAACAACCCCGAATCCATTTTTTTGAATAATATGGGATTGTTGAGTTCCCTACAATTGAATTTTCAAGACAGCAAATTGTCAGCCAAAGATCAATTGAAAACGGTTTTTGCGGCAATGCGGCAAATTGTGAAGCCCGAGAAAAATAATCTATTGGTGATAGACAATGCTACCTCTGAATTACAGACACTTCGAGAAATCCCTATGCCTCCTCATTGGAAAGTTTTGGTAACTTCTCGGCATGAAATAAAAGGTTGTGAACAATTAAGATTGAGTTACCTAAGTGAAACAGATGCCTATCAATTGTTTCTGTTACATTATAATAAGCCTGTGACTCAAAAAGATATCGCTACTGTTCAAAATATACTCAGTGTTTTAAGCTACCATACCCTTTCCATAGAGTTATACGCAAAAACTGCTCAACACCTCCAAATTCCCCTATTCCGATTGGAGCAAAAGCTGCAAAATAGCCTTCAATTAGGTTATGAAACCGCAATACAAAGTCCCCACAAGCAGGGCAGAACCATCGAACAGGTATTTTCCTATTTGATAGAGATTTTTCAATTAGGTGAATTGTCTGAAAAAGAGGAAAAATTGCTGCGATTATGGACTTTACTTCCATCTATTTTTATTCCCGTTGAAAGAATTTTGTCTTTATGGCAACTGGATGTTGAAAAAGACGATGTGGAGTGGTTTGGGTACATAAATGCTGCTAAAAAATTGAGGCAAAAAGGTTGGTTAAGTGTAGAAGAACAGGAGGATGGAAGTAAAATGTATGCTATGAATAAAATTTTACAACAAGTCCTCCTTCAAAAATGGAATATTAAAGATTATGAAGCAGAATATAGACCTTATCTTGATTCTCTTACACGCTTACTTAATGGAGCAAAGGGCGATTTAGCACTACAAACCTATTTAATTCCCTTTGGGGAAAGTGCTTTAAAATGCTTAAAAGAAGATAATACTATTGATTTAGTCAATGCATTAGCAAATTCTTATAATAAAAATAATCGCTTGAATGATGCTTTTGTAACTTATGAGAAGGGCTTAGGTATCTATCGAAGATTATCAATGGAAAATCCGCAAATATTTTTGCCTAATGTAGCAAACACCTTGAACAATTTAGGTGCAATACATGAGCGTAAAAGCGAATTTAATATAGCCCTTAAAGTTTTTCAAGAAGCCTTAAATATTTATCGGAGATTATCAAATAAAAATCCACAAGAATTTTTATCAGATTTAGCTAAGACTTTAAATAATTTAGGCACTGTATATTATATTAAAAATGAGCTTGACCAAGCTATTATTTACTATAATGAAGCCTTAGAAATTTATAGAAGGTTAGCAGGGGGAAATCCACAGGTATTTTTACCTAATGTTCCTACTATTTTAAATAATTTGGCTACTCTATATGGTAATAAACAAGAGTTTTCTAAAGCTCTTCTTTATTATGAAGAAGCCTTAGAAATTTATCGAAGATTAGGAGAGGAAAATCTACAGGTATTTTTACCTAATGCTGCTACTATCTTAAATAATTTGGCTAGTCTATATAATAGTAGACAAGAGTTTTCTAAAGCTCTTGTTTACTATGAAGAAGCCTTAGATATTTATCGAAGGTTAGCAGGAGGAAATCCACAAGTATATTCACTTAATCTAGCAAATACTTTGAATGACTTAGGAGCAATATATAAGACTAAAAGTGAGTTTAATGCAGCTCTTAAAGCTTATGAGGAAGCTTTAGGGATTTATAAACAATTGAGTAAATCTAATTCACAGAATAATGATTATCAAAAAAATATGTCAGAAATCTACTCAAATTTAGGTTTCATTAATTCAGAATTACAGAATCATAAAGAAGCAATAAAATACATAGATAAATCATTATACTTAAATCCTGATAATTCATCACTTAGAAAAAATAAAGATGAATTAGTAGATAACCTTGAAAATTTAACAAAAAAGGAAGTCAAGAATGATTCTGGTTCACCAAAAGAAAACAATAAAAAATATGAATTTGATGTGTTTTTATCTTTTGCAAATGAAGATGCAGAGTTTGCGAAAAAGATTAATAATTCCTTAAAACAATTAGGATTAAAAGTTTGGTGTTCTCTTGACAAACTAAGAAGAAAAAAAAGTTCATTACTTTGGGGCATACAAGAGGGAATTAGAAAAAGTGAATTTGCAGTTATAATCGTAAGCGAACCTTATTTAACTAATAAATGGAATGTTGCTGAAGCGGCTACTTTTTTTGCATTAGAGAAAACAGACCAACCTAAAATTATTCCTATAGGTTATCGTATTACTTATGAAGAAATATTGAAAATATTCCCTTTATTTTTTATAGACAGATTTGAATATGTTGATGCCTCAAATTTGAATATTAATCAAATGGCACGCAAAGTCTTAAAGCAAATCAATTATGTGCGATATCAACCTCAATCCTCTTCCAATTTTAGAGAAGTTTTTAATACGATTTGGTATTCTCCAAAGCAATTTGGCATATTCGCCAATCGAAATCCTTTTATAGGTTTACTTCTCTTAGATTATGAAGGACTTTACTATAAAGGACAAAGAAAAGAGCTTTTTCAAGAGAAAAATAAAGAATTGTTTATTAAAGCAACTTCTATTCAAACTATTGAACATACCAGAATGGCGGGAGATGTAGCCAATAACTGGGTAAAAGTAAGTTATGATAATGGTCAAACTGCTTGGTTTCAAGACCATAGTGTTTATTTTGTAGATAGTCATCCTTTGAGTAATTTATTGGGGGGAAGTAACAATCTATATGCAGTCTTACAATTATTGTATGGAAAATCTAATTAA